Proteins encoded together in one Phyllostomus discolor isolate MPI-MPIP mPhyDis1 chromosome 6, mPhyDis1.pri.v3, whole genome shotgun sequence window:
- the HAAO gene encoding 3-hydroxyanthranilate 3,4-dioxygenase, translated as MAMERPVRVRTWVAENRASFLPPVCNKLLHKEQLKVMFIGGPNTRKDYHIEEGEEVFYQLEGDMVLQVLERGKHQDVVIRQGEIFLLPARIPHSPQRFASTVGLVIERRRLKTELDGLRYYMGDTTDVLFEKWFYCEDLGTQLAPIIQEFFSSEQHRTGKPNPDQLLKETPFPLSTRSIMEPMPLEAWLDSHRRELQGGTPLSLFGDTYETQVIVYGQGSSKGPRQDVDVWLWQLEGSSTVTMGGQRLSLTPDESLLVPAGTEHAWERGQGSVALAVTQDPARKKPLG; from the exons ATGGCCATGGAGCGTCCTGTGAGAGTGAGGACTTGGGTGGCGGAGAACCgggcctccttcctgcccccggTCTGCAACAAGCTCCT GCATAAGGAGCAGCTCAAAGTCATGTTCATCGGGGGCCCCAACACCAGGAAGGACTACCACATCGAGGAGGGCGAGGAG GTGTTTTACCAGCTGGAGGGTGACATGGTTCTCCAAGTCCTGGAGCGAGGGAAACACCAGGATGTGGTCATTCGGCAGGGAGAG ATATTCCTCCTTCCCGCTAGGATCCCCCACTCTCCGCAGAGGTTTGCCAGCACTGTGGGTCTGGTGATTGAGCGGAGGCGGCTGAAAACCGAGCTAGATGGGCTCCG GTACTACATGGGAGACACCACGGATGTCCTGTTTGAGAAGTGGTTCTACTGCGAGGACCTCGGCACACAGCTGGCCCCCATCATCCAGGA GTTCTTCAGCTCTGAGCAGCACAGAACAGGAAAGCCCAACCCTG ACCAGCTGCTCAAGGAAACGCCGTTCCCGCTGAGCACGCGATCCATCATGGAGCCTATGCCCCTGGAGGCCTGGTTGGATAGCCACCGCAGGGAGCTACAGGGGGGCACACCCCTCAGTCTCTTTGGGGACACGTATGAGACTCAG GTGATCGTCTATGGACAAGGCAGCAGCAAAGGCCCGAGACAGGATGTGGACGTGTGGCTCTGGCAGCTG GAGGGCTCCTCCACGGTGACCATGGGGGGACAGCGCCTGAGCCTGACCCCTGATGAAAGCCTCCTGGTGCCCGCCGGGACTGA GCATGCCTGGGAGCGAGGGCAAGGCTCCGTGGCCCTGGCTGTGACCCAGGACCCTGCCCGCAAGAAGCCCCTGGGGTAA
- the OXER1 gene encoding LOW QUALITY PROTEIN: oxoeicosanoid receptor 1 (The sequence of the model RefSeq protein was modified relative to this genomic sequence to represent the inferred CDS: deleted 2 bases in 1 codon): MQHMEFHNQSAPSALPALPSLPSLSPSTLPSTLPPTPFFTHSALTTTLGSPASCDPASSSWVSAFLAPVLGVEFILGLVGNGLAFFIFCVRTRPWSSNVVFLVSLVFADFLLIINLPLRMDYYLHNETWPLGDVACRINLFMLSANRTASVVFLTAIALNRYLKVVRPHHALSRASVRAAAWVAGGLWGSILLLNGHLFVIAIPRKSCLSYQLGMNSSASTRWHSALYLLEFFLPLALILFAVVSIQQTIRCRGLGRQAGPRRAKRVLAAVVAVYTICFLPSIVFGMAAIVAFHLKACPALNICSQLFHSSLAFTYLNSVLDPVLYCFSSPSFLRHCRALLGLSQGSQGPDSDENSYQPPSRLQEASRASRKAGTVGMLQAEGSLEVSLE, from the exons ATGCAGCACATGGAATTTCATAATCAGAGCgctccctctgcccttcctgcccttccttctcttccttctctctccccctccactctcccttccaccctccctcccactcccttcttCACGCATTCGGCCCTCACCACTACACTGGGGTCACCAGCCTCCTGCGACCCAGCCTCTTCCTCCTGGGTGTCTGCGTTCCTGGCGCCAGTCCTGGGTGTGGAGTTCATCCTGGGCCTGGTGGGGAACGGCTTGGCCTTCTTCATCTTCTGCGTCCGCACACGGCCCTGGTCGTCCAACGTGGTGTTCCTGGTCAGCCTGGTCTTCGCTGACTTTCTCCTGATCATCAACCTGCCCCTCCGCATGGACTACTACCTCCACAACGAGACCTGGCCCTTGGGGGACGTCGCCTGCAGGATCAACCTCTTCATGCTGTCCGCCAACCGCACGGCCAGCGTGGTCTTCCTCACGGCCATCGCACTCAACCGCTACCTGAAGGTGGTGCGGCCCCACCACGCACTGAGCCGGGCCTCGGTGCGGGCAGCCGCCTGGGTGGCCGGGGGTCTCTGGGGGAGCATCCTGCTCCTCAATGGGCACCTGTTTGTGATCGCCATTCCCAGAAAGTCCTGCCTCAGTTACCAGCTGGGCATGAACTCCTCAGCCTCGACTCGCTGGCACAGTGCACTGTACTTGCTGGAGTTCTTCCTGCCACTGGCGCTCATCCTCTTCGCAGTCGTGAGCATCCAGCAAACCATTCGGTGCCGTggcctgggcaggcaggcaggcccccgGAGGGCCAAGCGCGTGCTGGCCGCCGTGGTGGCCGTCTACACAATCTGCTTCTTGCCCAGCATTGTCTTTGGCATGGCAGCCATCGTGGCCTTCCACCTGAAAGCCTGCCCTGCCCTAAACATCTGCTCACAGCTCTTCCACAGCTCCCTGGCCTTCACCTACCTCAACAGTGTCCTGGACCCTGTACTCTACTGCTTCTCCAGCCCCAGCTTCCTCCGCCACTGCCGTGCCCTGCTGGGCCTCAGCCAGGGCTCGCAGGGCCCAGACAGCGATGAGAACTCCTACCAGCCCCCCAGCCGCCTCCAGGAGGCCTCCAGG GcctccaggaaggcagggactGTAGGGATGCTGCAGGCGGAGGGCTCACTGGAGGTTTCCCTGGAGTAA